The Cervus canadensis isolate Bull #8, Minnesota chromosome 29, ASM1932006v1, whole genome shotgun sequence genome includes a window with the following:
- the LOC122431116 gene encoding olfactory receptor 8D2: MTTLNHSSVSEFILEGLTKCPELQLPLFLLFLGIYVVTVVGNLGMIFLITISSQLHSPMYYFLSHLSFIDLCYSSVITPKMLVSFVLEKNVISFQECMAQLYFFLIFVIAEGYLLTAMAYDRYVAICSPLLYNIIMSHRVCSIMMGVVYSLGLFGATVHTTRMSMLSFCGSHVISHYFCDILPLLSLSCSSTHVNEILLFIIGGVNTLAPTLAVLISYAFIFSSILHIHSIKGQSKAFGTCSSHLMAVVIFFGSITFMYFKPPSSNTMEQEKVSSIFYTTVIPMLNPLIYSLRNKDVKNALRKVLRGK; encoded by the coding sequence ATGACTACTTTAAATCACTCTTCAGTGAGTGAATTTATCCTTGAAGGGTTAACAAAATGCCCAGAGCTTCAGTTGCCACTCTTCCTCCTGTTCCTTGGAATCTATGTAGTCACCGTGGTGGGGAACCTGGGCATGATCTTCTTAATCACTATCAGTTCTCAACTTCACTCTCCAATGTACtattttctcagccatttgtcaTTCATTGACCTCTGCTACTCCTCTGTCATTACTCCAAAGATGCTGGTGAGTTTTGTGTTAGAGAAGAATGTTATTTCCTTCCAGGAATGCATGGCTcagctttacttcttccttaTTTTTGTAATAGCAGAAGGTTATCTTCTGACTGCCATGGCATATGATCGTTACGTTGCAATCTGCAGCccactgctttacaatattatcaTGTCTCACAGGGTCTGTTCCATAATGATGGGTGTAGTATATTCACTGGGCTTGTTTGGGGCCACCGTTCATACTACCCGCATGTCAATGTTGTCCTTCTGTGGGTCTCATGTTATCAGTCATTATTTTTGTGATATTCTTCCCTTGTTGAGTCTCTCCTGCTCCAGCACCCATGTTAATGAGATACTATTGTTTATTATTGGAGGAGTTAATACCTTGGCACCGACACTGGCTGTACTCATCTCTTATGCTTTCATCTTCTCTAGTATTCTCCATATTCACTCCATCAAGGGACAGTCCAAAGCCTTTGGCACTTGTAGCTCCCATCTCATGGCTGTGGTTATCTTTTTTGGGTCTATAACATTCATGTATTTCAAGCCTCCTTCAAGCAATACTATGGAGCAGGAGAAAGTGTCCTCCATATTCTACACCACCGTgatccccatgctgaaccccttgATCTACAGTTTAAGGAACAAGGATGTGAAGAATGCACTGAGGAAGGTGCTTAGGGGAAAGTAG